Proteins encoded in a region of the Pseudomonas denitrificans (nom. rej.) genome:
- a CDS encoding dipeptidase, producing the protein MRKLLIILLVLLAVGLGIFFNLPGYMDRKMNTVASPPPYPASPQAQALHQTLFVADLHDDALLWDRNLLDRHDHGHTDLPRLLEGHVGLQVFSTVTKTPRGLNYESNSADSDNITPLVIAQRWPARTWNSLLERALYQGELLDKAAADSQGKLTLVRSRDDLTRYLAAWQKDPKQLAAVLATEGLHPLEGKLGNIDRMYDAGFRIMGLTHFFDNEVGGSAHGLKKGGLTAFGREVIPRLEDRKMLIDLAHASRPLIDDVLAIARRPVIVSHTGVAGTCPGPRNLTDAHLRGIANTGGVIGIGYWDGAVCETSVEAIVKAMRYAADKVGVEHVALGSDFDGAVNAPFDTTGLAQLTQGLAKAGFSDRDIAAIMGGNVRRLLLENLP; encoded by the coding sequence ATGCGCAAACTGCTGATCATCCTGCTCGTCCTGCTGGCCGTTGGCCTGGGGATCTTCTTCAACCTGCCGGGCTACATGGACCGCAAGATGAACACCGTGGCCAGCCCGCCGCCCTACCCCGCCTCGCCGCAGGCCCAGGCGCTGCACCAGACCCTGTTCGTCGCCGACCTGCACGACGACGCCCTGCTCTGGGACCGCAACCTGCTGGACCGCCACGACCACGGCCACACCGACCTGCCACGTCTGCTCGAAGGTCATGTCGGCCTGCAGGTATTCTCCACCGTCACCAAGACCCCGCGCGGCCTGAACTACGAAAGCAACAGCGCCGACAGCGACAACATCACCCCGCTGGTCATTGCCCAGCGCTGGCCGGCACGCACCTGGAACAGCCTGCTCGAACGCGCGCTCTACCAGGGCGAACTGCTGGACAAGGCCGCCGCCGACAGCCAGGGCAAGCTCACCCTGGTGCGCAGCCGCGACGACCTCACCCGCTACCTCGCGGCCTGGCAGAAAGACCCGAAGCAGCTCGCCGCCGTGCTCGCCACCGAAGGCCTGCACCCGCTCGAAGGCAAGCTCGGGAACATCGACCGCATGTACGACGCGGGCTTCCGCATCATGGGGCTGACCCATTTCTTCGACAACGAAGTCGGCGGCTCCGCCCACGGCCTGAAGAAAGGCGGCCTGACCGCATTCGGCCGCGAGGTCATCCCGCGCCTGGAAGACAGGAAAATGCTGATCGACCTGGCCCACGCCTCGCGCCCGCTGATCGACGACGTGCTGGCCATTGCCAGGCGCCCGGTGATCGTTTCCCACACCGGCGTCGCCGGTACCTGCCCCGGCCCGCGCAACCTGACCGACGCCCACCTGCGCGGCATCGCCAACACGGGTGGGGTGATCGGCATCGGTTACTGGGACGGCGCGGTCTGCGAAACCTCGGTGGAGGCCATCGTCAAGGCCATGCGCTACGCCGCCGACAAGGTAGGCGTCGAGCACGTGGCGCTGGGTTCGGACTTCGACGGCGCGGTGAATGCGCCCTTCGACACCACCGGCCTCGCGCAACTGACGCAAGGCCTGGCGAAAGCCGGCTTCAGCGACCGGGACATCGCCGCCATCATGGGCGGAAACGTCCGCCGGCTGCTGCTGGAGAACCTTCCGTAG